One genomic region from Leptolyngbyaceae cyanobacterium JSC-12 encodes:
- a CDS encoding 3'-phosphoadenosine 5'-phosphosulfate (PAPS) 3'-phosphatase (IMG reference gene:2510095255~PFAM: Inositol monophosphatase family~TIGRFAM: 3'(2'),5'-bisphosphate nucleotidase, bacterial) — MAMTQEGQFQEWLEVARKVGWGAADILLTAEQADLNIQHDDEGPVTAADIAANTYIVDNLQARLPDCGFAYLTEETFKTQPKSQRLTAPYVWIIDPLDGTKEFIQRSGEYAVHIALVHQHRPILAVVARPAIGKLYFASLGGGTFVEQRDGSIAPVHVSQRTEFDELIVVTSRSHRSDLLNQLMQQFPCQTQKSVGSLGGKFAAIAEQEADVYVSLSGKSAPKDWDLAAPELILTEAGGKFTRFDGTSLLYNQKEVAQWGGLLASNGSRHEELCAQATEILANKLLSP; from the coding sequence ATGGCAATGACGCAAGAGGGGCAGTTTCAAGAATGGTTGGAAGTCGCGCGGAAAGTGGGCTGGGGAGCAGCGGATATTTTGCTCACGGCTGAACAGGCTGACTTGAACATTCAGCATGATGACGAAGGACCCGTAACCGCTGCTGATATTGCTGCCAACACATACATCGTGGACAATCTGCAAGCTCGCCTGCCAGATTGCGGCTTTGCTTACCTCACGGAAGAAACCTTCAAAACTCAGCCCAAAAGCCAGCGACTCACTGCACCCTACGTTTGGATTATTGACCCCTTAGACGGCACGAAAGAATTTATCCAGCGTAGTGGCGAGTATGCAGTTCACATCGCGCTCGTGCATCAACATCGCCCGATTCTGGCAGTCGTGGCACGTCCTGCCATTGGGAAACTTTACTTTGCATCCTTGGGTGGCGGCACCTTTGTTGAACAGAGGGATGGAAGCATTGCCCCGGTTCACGTCTCGCAACGAACTGAGTTTGATGAACTAATTGTGGTGACTAGTCGCAGCCATCGCAGCGATCTCCTAAATCAACTTATGCAACAGTTCCCCTGCCAGACCCAAAAATCCGTGGGTAGTTTGGGCGGAAAGTTTGCTGCGATCGCCGAGCAAGAAGCGGATGTGTACGTGTCCCTTTCTGGCAAATCGGCTCCTAAAGATTGGGACCTTGCCGCACCAGAACTTATTCTCACCGAGGCAGGCGGCAAATTTACTCGCTTCGATGGCACATCGCTACTCTACAACCAAAAAGAGGTCGCGCAATGGGGTGGCTTGCTTGCCAGCAACGGTTCGCGCCATGAGGAATTGTGCGCCCAGGCAACGGAGATTCTAGCCAACAAACTTCTGAGTCCCTGA
- a CDS encoding hypothetical protein (IMG reference gene:2510095258), with translation MRSLQSIAIALISFASLSVPVSATQITPPIECGNDLDCFLNAAKTCTQARINPKRLGFSRSERLEIQGISDNKCRYYAVQSSIQHRGFACQFYSNEGLVLWLEMISRRRQVIYDSRKAESLNQKSIGQRTIETINGEDVGECLWR, from the coding sequence ATGCGCTCCTTGCAATCAATTGCGATCGCCCTTATCAGCTTCGCCAGCTTATCAGTTCCTGTGTCCGCCACTCAAATCACACCTCCGATTGAATGTGGGAACGATTTAGATTGCTTTCTCAACGCCGCTAAAACCTGTACCCAGGCTCGAATTAACCCTAAGCGTTTGGGTTTTTCTCGCTCTGAGCGTCTGGAAATTCAGGGAATCAGCGATAACAAATGTCGCTATTACGCAGTGCAGTCCTCGATTCAGCATCGAGGGTTTGCCTGTCAGTTTTACAGCAACGAGGGACTGGTGTTATGGCTGGAAATGATCAGTCGGCGGCGGCAAGTGATTTATGATTCTCGCAAAGCAGAGAGCTTAAACCAAAAGAGCATTGGTCAACGCACCATCGAAACGATTAATGGAGAAGATGTGGGTGAATGTCTTTGGCGGTGA
- a CDS encoding hypothetical protein (IMG reference gene:2510095251): MTLVRPDVFIQTTSFSKPHVQSLMQKLLGILFVIAGIYVLGQNIMFSTYYSPFFWRNLPAMGSVLAIMGGVVSLIVFPQQTGKFGWILITAGVILVFLTGGVFLKPTSLWNFLVAFGAIAVGYKLLFTRRFRV; the protein is encoded by the coding sequence ATGACCTTAGTTCGTCCTGATGTTTTCATTCAGACCACATCATTCAGCAAACCTCACGTACAATCACTTATGCAAAAGTTGTTGGGCATTTTGTTTGTCATTGCAGGAATTTACGTCCTCGGTCAAAACATTATGTTTTCGACCTACTATTCGCCCTTCTTCTGGCGCAACCTACCCGCAATGGGGTCGGTATTGGCTATTATGGGCGGAGTTGTATCATTGATTGTGTTTCCCCAGCAAACGGGCAAATTCGGCTGGATTTTGATCACCGCTGGTGTGATTCTGGTCTTCCTCACGGGTGGCGTTTTTCTGAAGCCCACCAGTCTATGGAACTTTTTGGTGGCATTTGGTGCGATCGCGGTTGGCTATAAACTGTTATTCACCCGCCGCTTCAGAGTTTAA
- a CDS encoding Nucleoside-diphosphate-sugar pyrophosphorylase family protein (IMG reference gene:2510095250~PFAM: Phosphoglucomutase/phosphomannomutase, alpha/beta/alpha domain III; Phosphoglucomutase/phosphomannomutase, alpha/beta/alpha domain II; Nucleotidyl transferase; Bacterial transferase hexapeptide (three repeats); Phosphoglucomutase/phosphomannomutase, alpha/beta/alpha domain I) translates to MRAVLMAGGSGTRLRPLTCDLPKPMVPVLNRPIAEHIINLLRRNGIDEVIATLHYLPDVMRDYFQDGSEFGIQMTYAVEEDQPLGTAGCVKNIAELLDDTFLVISGDSITDFDLRAAIAFHRSHNSKATLVLTRVPNPLEFGVVITDENYRIRRFLEKPSSSEIFSDTVNTGTYILEPEVLNYLPPNQEMDFSKDLFPLLLQEGEPMFGYIAEGYWCDVGHLDAYRDAQYDALYRKVRLDSLYEERMPGVWVGQNTYIDPSARIEAPVMLGNNCRIGPRVHIDGGTVIGDNVTVGADANLKRPIIWNGAIVGEEAHLRACVIARGTRVDRRAHVLEGAVVGPLSSIGEEAQVSPGVRVWPSKKVEPGAILNINLIWGHAAHRNLFGQRGVSGLANVDITPEFAVKLGAAYGSTLKPGAQVTVSRDQRTISRMVSRSLIAGLMSVGVNILNLEATAIPVARSLVPSLSIGGGIHVRVHPDRPDYILIEFFDHKGINISKAREKKIEGAYFKEDFRRAQIHEIGNMAYANQLIDTYGISFERHLNAEAIRHSSSKVVIDYVYAVSGAVLPQILAKFGCDAVVLNASLNQAGPSNADREALLSQLGHVVEALKATFGVQVYANGEQLILVDESGSPIRGEMLTALMTELMMTQHPRGTVVVPVHASSAVEQIARRHDGRVIRTKANPTALMEACQTNSNVVLGGSGDMGFIFPQLHPGFDAMFCIAKIIELLTIQERSLGQIRADLPRINHKTYTVRCPWSAKGALMRQLVETHPVECLELVDGVKIFDYQNDGWVLILPDAGEPLVHIFANSTDRGWVDETLREYRIRVQEFVDQEQETEEVYAESSLY, encoded by the coding sequence ATGCGAGCAGTTTTAATGGCAGGAGGGTCTGGAACTCGCCTCAGACCCCTTACGTGCGACCTCCCCAAACCGATGGTGCCTGTGCTTAACCGCCCGATCGCCGAGCACATCATTAATTTACTGCGGCGTAATGGCATTGATGAAGTGATTGCCACGCTGCATTACTTGCCCGATGTCATGCGCGACTATTTTCAAGACGGCAGCGAGTTTGGCATCCAGATGACTTATGCGGTAGAAGAAGACCAGCCACTGGGAACGGCAGGCTGCGTCAAAAATATTGCCGAATTGCTGGATGATACATTCTTGGTGATCAGCGGAGATAGTATTACTGATTTTGATCTGAGAGCCGCGATCGCGTTTCATCGATCACACAACTCCAAAGCCACCCTGGTACTGACGCGAGTTCCCAATCCCCTAGAATTTGGGGTCGTGATTACAGATGAAAATTACCGCATTCGGCGCTTTTTAGAAAAACCATCCAGCAGTGAAATTTTCTCCGATACAGTCAATACAGGCACCTATATCCTGGAACCGGAAGTCCTAAACTATTTACCCCCCAACCAGGAAATGGATTTTTCCAAAGACCTGTTCCCGTTGCTGCTGCAAGAAGGGGAACCGATGTTTGGTTATATTGCGGAGGGGTATTGGTGTGATGTGGGTCATCTGGATGCCTACCGCGATGCTCAATACGATGCCCTTTACCGCAAAGTCAGGCTAGATAGTCTGTATGAGGAACGGATGCCAGGAGTGTGGGTGGGGCAAAACACCTATATCGACCCCAGTGCCCGAATTGAGGCACCTGTGATGTTAGGCAACAATTGCCGGATTGGCCCCCGCGTTCATATTGATGGCGGTACTGTGATTGGCGACAACGTCACAGTTGGGGCAGATGCCAACCTGAAGCGACCGATTATCTGGAATGGGGCGATTGTAGGTGAGGAAGCCCACCTGCGAGCCTGTGTGATTGCTCGTGGAACCCGTGTTGATCGCCGTGCCCATGTCCTAGAAGGAGCAGTGGTCGGACCCCTGTCATCGATTGGCGAAGAGGCACAGGTGAGTCCTGGGGTGCGGGTATGGCCTAGCAAAAAGGTTGAGCCAGGGGCAATTCTCAACATTAACCTGATCTGGGGACATGCTGCCCACCGCAACCTGTTTGGACAACGGGGTGTATCGGGTTTGGCAAATGTGGATATTACGCCAGAGTTCGCCGTGAAGTTAGGGGCGGCTTACGGCTCTACCCTCAAGCCTGGTGCTCAGGTAACGGTTTCTCGTGATCAGCGCACAATTTCTCGCATGGTGTCGCGATCGCTGATTGCAGGTCTGATGTCAGTGGGGGTGAACATTCTCAACCTGGAAGCCACAGCTATCCCCGTGGCGCGATCGCTGGTACCCAGCCTTTCCATTGGCGGCGGCATTCATGTGCGAGTACATCCTGATCGCCCAGACTATATTCTGATTGAATTTTTTGACCACAAAGGCATTAATATTTCCAAAGCCCGCGAGAAGAAGATTGAAGGTGCTTATTTCAAAGAAGATTTTCGGCGTGCTCAAATCCACGAAATTGGCAACATGGCTTATGCAAACCAACTGATCGACACCTACGGTATCAGTTTTGAACGCCATCTGAACGCGGAGGCAATTCGCCATAGCAGTTCCAAAGTTGTGATTGATTATGTCTACGCTGTGTCTGGAGCCGTTCTGCCACAAATTCTTGCCAAGTTTGGGTGCGATGCCGTTGTGCTTAATGCCAGCCTGAATCAGGCTGGACCCAGTAATGCTGATCGTGAAGCGCTTCTGAGTCAGCTTGGACACGTAGTAGAAGCCCTAAAAGCGACGTTTGGAGTACAAGTGTATGCTAACGGGGAACAATTGATTTTAGTTGATGAATCGGGTAGCCCTATTCGAGGGGAAATGCTGACAGCGTTGATGACGGAACTGATGATGACACAACATCCGCGTGGCACGGTTGTGGTACCTGTTCATGCCTCTAGTGCCGTAGAGCAAATCGCCCGTCGCCATGATGGACGAGTGATTCGGACGAAGGCAAACCCTACCGCGTTGATGGAAGCCTGCCAAACCAATAGCAACGTGGTGTTAGGTGGCAGCGGTGACATGGGCTTCATCTTCCCGCAACTGCATCCTGGTTTTGATGCCATGTTTTGCATCGCCAAAATTATTGAGCTATTGACGATTCAGGAGCGATCGCTGGGACAGATTCGGGCAGATTTACCCCGGATTAACCACAAAACCTATACAGTACGCTGTCCCTGGTCGGCAAAAGGGGCATTGATGCGACAATTGGTAGAAACCCATCCTGTGGAATGTTTAGAATTGGTAGACGGAGTAAAAATCTTCGACTATCAAAATGATGGCTGGGTGCTGATTCTACCGGATGCCGGAGAGCCACTCGTCCACATTTTTGCCAATAGTACTGATCGCGGCTGGGTCGATGAAACTCTGCGCGAGTACCGCATTCGTGTTCAGGAGTTCGTTGATCAAGAACAGGAGACGGAAGAAGTCTACGCCGAGAGTTCACTGTACTAG
- a CDS encoding membrane protease FtsH catalytic subunit (IMG reference gene:2510095259~PFAM: Peptidase family M41; ATPase family associated with various cellular activities (AAA)~TIGRFAM: ATP-dependent metalloprotease FtsH) — protein MKFSWRTALLWALPALVIGFFLWQGSFASSSPANMGRNAANTRMTYGRFLEYLDADRVVSVDLYDGGRTAIVEAIDSELDNRIQRLRVDLPGNSPELVARLRQEAIHFDVHPVRNDGALWGLLGNLIFPVLLIGGLFFLFRRSGNVPGGPGQAMSFGKSRARFQMEAKTGVMFDDVAGIEEAKEELQEVVTFLKKPERFTAVGARIPKGVLLVGPPGTGKTLLAKAIAGEAGVPFFSISGSEFVEMFVGVGASRVRDLFKKAKENAPCIIFIDEIDAVGRQRGAGIGGGNDEREQTLNQLLTEMDGFEGNTGIIIIAATNRPDVLDAALLRPGRFDRQVTVDVPDIKGRLEVLKVHARNKKLASEVSLEAIARRTPGFSGADLANLLNEAAILTARRRKEAITMLEIDDAVDRVIAGMEGTPLVDSKSKRLIAYHEIGHAIIGTLVRDHDPVQKVTLIPRGQARGLTWFAPSEEQMLISRSQILARIQGALGGRAAEEVVFGDAEVTTGAGNDLQQVTGMARQMVTRFGMSNLGPLSLEGQSSEVFLGRDLMVRSEYSEEIASRIDAQVRSIVEHCYDEARRIIRENRVVIDRLVDLLIEKETIDGEEFRQIVSEYTDIPEKEQYTPQL, from the coding sequence ATGAAATTTTCTTGGAGAACAGCACTGTTGTGGGCATTGCCTGCACTGGTGATTGGATTCTTTCTGTGGCAAGGCTCATTTGCATCGTCTTCTCCAGCCAATATGGGCAGAAACGCGGCAAATACCCGGATGACTTATGGGCGCTTTTTGGAATACCTGGATGCTGATCGCGTTGTCAGCGTTGACCTGTATGACGGTGGACGGACGGCAATTGTGGAAGCGATTGACTCCGAATTGGATAATCGAATCCAGCGGTTGCGTGTTGATTTGCCCGGAAATTCTCCAGAGTTAGTTGCTCGTTTAAGACAAGAAGCAATCCATTTTGATGTTCACCCTGTTCGCAATGATGGTGCCCTCTGGGGCTTGTTAGGTAATCTCATTTTCCCTGTGCTGCTCATCGGTGGACTGTTCTTCCTATTTCGACGGTCTGGCAATGTGCCTGGCGGTCCGGGGCAGGCCATGAGCTTTGGTAAATCCCGCGCCCGGTTCCAGATGGAGGCGAAGACAGGGGTCATGTTTGATGATGTGGCAGGAATTGAGGAAGCGAAGGAAGAACTGCAAGAGGTGGTTACCTTCCTGAAGAAGCCTGAGCGCTTTACAGCTGTAGGGGCGCGTATTCCTAAGGGAGTTTTATTAGTCGGTCCTCCGGGAACAGGGAAGACCTTGCTGGCAAAAGCGATCGCGGGTGAAGCGGGCGTGCCCTTTTTCAGTATTTCTGGTTCCGAGTTTGTGGAAATGTTCGTGGGGGTTGGGGCATCTCGCGTCCGTGATCTGTTCAAGAAAGCGAAAGAAAATGCGCCTTGCATCATCTTTATTGATGAGATTGATGCAGTTGGTCGTCAACGTGGTGCCGGTATTGGCGGCGGCAACGACGAGCGCGAACAAACCCTGAACCAGTTGTTGACTGAGATGGATGGGTTTGAAGGCAATACAGGCATCATTATCATTGCGGCTACGAACCGCCCTGATGTCCTGGATGCTGCATTACTGCGCCCCGGACGCTTTGATCGTCAGGTTACAGTGGATGTTCCCGACATTAAAGGACGGCTGGAAGTCTTAAAAGTGCATGCCCGTAACAAGAAGTTGGCGAGTGAAGTGTCTCTAGAAGCGATCGCTCGTCGGACTCCTGGTTTCTCTGGAGCAGACCTGGCAAACTTGTTGAACGAAGCAGCAATTCTCACAGCGCGGCGGCGTAAAGAAGCCATTACCATGTTGGAGATTGACGATGCCGTTGATCGCGTGATTGCTGGGATGGAAGGCACTCCTCTGGTAGATAGCAAAAGCAAGCGATTGATTGCTTATCACGAAATTGGTCATGCCATCATTGGTACACTTGTGCGTGATCATGACCCGGTTCAAAAGGTTACATTAATTCCTCGTGGTCAAGCCCGCGGCTTAACCTGGTTTGCTCCCAGCGAAGAGCAGATGTTGATTTCCCGTTCTCAGATCCTGGCTCGAATTCAGGGCGCATTGGGTGGACGAGCAGCAGAGGAAGTGGTGTTTGGCGATGCTGAGGTTACGACTGGAGCCGGGAATGACTTACAGCAAGTAACGGGTATGGCTCGTCAGATGGTAACGCGTTTCGGGATGTCTAATCTGGGACCGCTTTCGTTAGAAGGGCAATCTTCAGAGGTTTTCTTGGGACGCGACTTAATGGTGCGCTCTGAGTATTCTGAGGAAATTGCCTCTCGCATTGATGCTCAGGTTCGTTCTATTGTTGAACATTGCTACGATGAGGCTCGCCGGATTATTCGTGAGAATCGAGTTGTAATTGATCGGCTAGTTGATCTGCTAATCGAGAAGGAAACAATTGACGGTGAGGAGTTTCGCCAAATCGTTTCTGAGTATACAGATATACCTGAAAAAGAGCAGTACACTCCACAGTTATAA
- a CDS encoding sugar kinase, ribokinase (IMG reference gene:2510095254~PFAM: pfkB family carbohydrate kinase): MPGLFIGLTTLDLIYRAPQPPTANQKLVASDYVVAAGGPATNAAVTFAYLGNVATILSAIGSHPMTHLILADLQQCRVHVRDLTPAKLEPPPVSSIIVTETTGERAVISINAVKSPVAAEAMPAGVLDGVDVVLIDGHQMQVGSVIAQQAKAQTIPVVIDGGSWKDGFESVLRLADYVICSANFHPPGCHTETDAIAYLQNLGVPHIAITHGEKPIWYSDHGQSGTIPVPMIQAVDTLGAGDIFHGAFCHYILQSGFLKSLEQATAVAARSCQQFGTRAWMQGGKQ; the protein is encoded by the coding sequence ATGCCCGGACTCTTCATCGGTCTAACCACCCTCGACTTGATTTATCGTGCCCCTCAACCACCTACTGCCAATCAAAAACTGGTGGCTAGCGATTACGTAGTTGCTGCTGGAGGCCCTGCCACAAATGCTGCTGTTACCTTCGCTTATCTAGGCAATGTGGCAACAATTTTGAGCGCGATCGGTTCACATCCAATGACCCACCTCATCCTGGCAGATTTGCAGCAATGCAGAGTGCACGTGCGGGATCTGACTCCGGCAAAACTAGAGCCACCGCCAGTTTCGTCCATCATCGTTACAGAAACAACGGGAGAACGGGCTGTAATTTCCATTAATGCAGTGAAATCACCTGTTGCGGCTGAGGCGATGCCAGCAGGAGTACTGGATGGTGTAGATGTTGTATTGATTGATGGACATCAAATGCAGGTTGGCAGCGTGATCGCTCAGCAGGCAAAGGCTCAAACCATCCCGGTTGTGATCGATGGTGGAAGTTGGAAAGATGGCTTTGAGTCTGTTTTACGATTGGCTGATTACGTGATTTGCTCTGCCAATTTTCATCCCCCTGGTTGCCACACTGAAACAGACGCGATCGCCTATCTGCAAAATCTCGGCGTTCCCCACATTGCCATCACTCATGGAGAAAAGCCGATCTGGTATAGCGATCACGGACAATCTGGCACCATTCCGGTTCCCATGATTCAAGCAGTTGATACCCTTGGTGCAGGTGACATTTTTCACGGGGCATTCTGTCACTACATTTTGCAATCTGGCTTTCTCAAATCACTGGAGCAAGCAACTGCAGTGGCAGCGCGATCCTGTCAGCAGTTTGGAACCCGTGCCTGGATGCAAGGAGGTAAGCAATGA
- a CDS encoding hypothetical protein (IMG reference gene:2510095257~manually curated): protein MSEKKKFLLRIDQELYSVLEKWAADDLRSVNAQVEYLLQKAAQQAGRWKKKSSQESSEP from the coding sequence GTGAGCGAGAAGAAAAAGTTTTTACTCAGAATCGATCAGGAGTTGTATTCGGTGTTGGAGAAGTGGGCAGCCGATGATCTCAGGAGCGTCAACGCCCAGGTGGAGTACCTGCTGCAAAAAGCTGCCCAACAAGCCGGACGCTGGAAGAAGAAATCTTCCCAGGAGTCATCAGAACCGTAA
- a CDS encoding putative S-adenosylmethionine-dependent methyltransferase, YraL family (IMG reference gene:2510095252~PFAM: Tetrapyrrole (Corrin/Porphyrin) Methylases~TIGRFAM: probable S-adenosylmethionine-dependent methyltransferase, YraL family), translating to MKHAPSDPKSGTLYLVGTPIGNLEDMTFRAVRILQSVDVIAAEDTRHTGRLLQHFQIRTPQVSYYEHNQKSRISDMVRRLQQGQAIALVTDAGMPGISDPGYELVKVCVEEGIPVVPIPGPTAAIAALVVSGLPSDRFVFEGFLPNNSPARRRERLEELKAESRTLVFYEAPHRLRQTLDDIASVFGGDRPVVLAREITKLHEEMWRGTLAEAIAHYNQREPAGEYTLVVAGAELSQPILSQAVLIAELQDLLKQGLSRSQASRQLAQQTSLPRRQIYQLALSIPESKD from the coding sequence ATGAAACATGCACCATCTGATCCAAAATCAGGAACGCTTTACCTGGTGGGTACACCGATCGGTAATCTGGAAGATATGACCTTTCGGGCAGTGCGAATTTTGCAATCGGTGGATGTGATTGCGGCGGAAGACACCCGCCACACGGGGAGACTACTCCAGCACTTTCAGATTCGAACGCCCCAGGTAAGCTATTACGAACACAACCAGAAGTCACGCATTTCCGATATGGTGCGGCGATTGCAACAAGGACAGGCGATCGCGCTGGTGACGGATGCTGGAATGCCAGGAATTTCTGATCCAGGCTATGAATTAGTAAAAGTATGCGTGGAGGAAGGGATTCCAGTGGTGCCAATTCCGGGACCGACTGCCGCCATTGCTGCCTTGGTGGTGTCGGGGTTGCCCAGCGATCGCTTTGTGTTTGAAGGGTTTTTGCCCAATAACAGCCCCGCTCGCCGACGAGAACGCCTGGAAGAACTGAAAGCTGAAAGCCGAACGCTGGTGTTTTATGAAGCGCCCCATCGGTTGCGGCAAACGCTAGATGATATTGCCAGTGTATTTGGTGGCGATCGTCCAGTTGTGCTGGCACGGGAAATTACTAAACTACATGAAGAAATGTGGCGCGGCACTCTGGCAGAGGCGATCGCCCACTACAACCAACGCGAACCTGCAGGGGAATATACCCTCGTCGTTGCCGGAGCCGAACTCAGCCAACCAATTTTGTCCCAAGCAGTACTGATTGCCGAACTCCAGGATTTACTGAAGCAAGGATTATCTCGTTCCCAGGCAAGCCGCCAACTGGCGCAACAAACCTCGCTGCCCCGTCGCCAAATTTACCAGTTGGCTTTATCAATTCCTGAATCAAAAGATTGA
- a CDS encoding membrane protease subunit, stomatin/prohibitin (IMG reference gene:2510095256~PFAM: SPFH domain / Band 7 family), with amino-acid sequence MNQICEKTAWTMNGLGIGAIALGVALVGGFIITRSISITDSNLLYPITFEVGSALVALAGLLTLGLFIVQPNQAVVLTLFGQYIGTVREPGLYWTLPLLVQRREISLRVRNFNSERLKVNDAQGSPIEIAAVVVWRVVDSAKAIFDVETFSDFVAIQSETALRSLASRYPYDIYESEAQSLRSSPDELAEVLKHETQARLEVAGVEVIDARITHLAYAPEIAQAMLRRQQATAVIAAKERIVEGAMGMVEMALTRLSEQRVVELDEERKAAMINNLLVALVSENSTQPIINAGTLYT; translated from the coding sequence ATGAATCAAATTTGTGAGAAAACTGCCTGGACGATGAATGGGCTGGGGATTGGTGCGATCGCACTAGGCGTGGCACTAGTGGGCGGCTTCATCATCACCCGTTCCATCTCCATCACAGACAGCAACCTGCTCTACCCAATCACGTTTGAAGTTGGGTCTGCCCTGGTTGCGTTAGCAGGTTTATTGACACTGGGTTTATTTATCGTTCAGCCCAATCAGGCAGTCGTTCTAACTTTGTTTGGGCAGTATATTGGTACGGTTCGCGAACCGGGATTGTATTGGACCCTGCCATTACTTGTACAGCGGCGCGAAATTTCCTTGCGGGTGCGCAACTTCAACAGTGAACGGCTGAAGGTTAACGATGCTCAGGGTAGCCCCATTGAAATCGCAGCAGTGGTGGTTTGGCGAGTGGTGGATTCTGCTAAAGCCATTTTTGATGTAGAAACCTTTAGTGATTTTGTCGCTATTCAAAGTGAAACAGCATTGCGATCGCTAGCCAGCCGCTATCCCTACGACATCTATGAATCGGAAGCGCAATCCCTACGGAGTAGCCCAGATGAGTTAGCAGAAGTGCTCAAGCACGAAACTCAAGCACGGCTGGAAGTCGCAGGAGTGGAAGTAATCGACGCCCGAATTACTCACCTGGCGTATGCTCCAGAAATCGCCCAGGCAATGTTGCGCCGTCAACAAGCAACCGCCGTAATTGCTGCCAAAGAGCGGATTGTGGAAGGGGCGATGGGGATGGTGGAAATGGCGCTGACTCGGCTGAGTGAACAGCGAGTTGTAGAACTGGACGAAGAACGCAAAGCGGCAATGATCAATAATCTACTCGTCGCGCTGGTATCCGAAAATTCCACTCAACCCATCATCAATGCAGGTACCTTGTATACGTGA